The following proteins come from a genomic window of Miscanthus floridulus cultivar M001 chromosome 2, ASM1932011v1, whole genome shotgun sequence:
- the LOC136536992 gene encoding high mobility group B protein 7-like has protein sequence MDHSALLPRDLSVRVANRTEGERLRKAKEDKRKKRQQKLRAWERGEDTDSDDDDDEEDDDEVVDDIEWDVLKSEDVLTDLEENQTDDDREYREEYEDDYTKGLAW, from the exons ATGGATCACTCGGCTCTATTGCCAAGGGATTTGTCTGTGAGGGTGGCGAATCGCACCGAGGGTGAGCGGcttaggaaggcgaaggaggacaagaggaaaaAGCGGCAGCAAAAGTTGAGGGCgtgggagcgaggggaggacaccgacagtgacgacgatgatgatgaggaagacgacgacgaggtagtcGACGACATCGAGTGGGATGTGCTGAAGAGCGAGGATGTGCTGACAG acttggaggagaaccagacggacgatgatcgtgagtaccgtgaggagtacgaagatgactacactaaag gacttgcatggtag